A window of the Thunnus albacares chromosome 15, fThuAlb1.1, whole genome shotgun sequence genome harbors these coding sequences:
- the LOC122997991 gene encoding coiled-coil domain-containing protein 9B isoform X2, with the protein MERPTSSDMMPKRDHERDLELDKKIEALRRKNEALMKRYKEVEEDKKRAEEDGMALQSRKGKADDLSITISKSPSDSRVVVTKPFSGGSPAGKGQQEAGPDQGGEGPPPGAGKGHKKQLMVTMAGKKGKRVVSERPEKRPGPADVKSPTDEGQARRVESAGRGKKQSHTTKKDTAAQDEVKQGQKHTEEHHRLSEHCQEPESPQASTDLNIPTSREEQEEYLRWKKEREQIDRERVARHKNAKGQWRRAWDMDKTDNMFSDKSLPDREWGPHSRGGRNARRGQPRSSADSRGHEKRGKDKGAKNVLVMSSKAKGKDRLTGRARRWQANEEGDNLRSSDTTLEEFLEELDALTDAEVEDQKDQDSKTKLSPSPDSLNTSEEVSGSTGSVSTASLREDTPTQGKTKTPSPRGSEKKVRFSEELIQGAHTSQITSSQESASSESSPSSFKASSPSEIKSEVQGSQQPLESAKQDCGSPQDQGDGPFAPVAQQQATETECTKKDSTPPTAPSSPPTEKACASLQESSVQPVEVAKCNISNTNTEELIDSGLSVLSLESGETHPTHSTSSDKAREHGKIV; encoded by the exons TCCAGTGACATGATGCCCAAAAGGGATCATGAGAGGGACTTGGAGCTGGACAAGAAGATCGAGGCTCTCCGCAGGAAGAATGAAGCACTCATGAAGAGGTACAAG gaggtggaggaggacaaGAAAAGGGCAGAAGAAGATGGAATGGCTCTGCAGAGCCGCAAGGGCAAAGCTGATGACCTTAGTATCACAATCAGCAAGTCACCCAGT GATAGTCGAGTGGTGGTGACTAAGCCATTCAGCGGTGGTTCACCAGCTGGGAAAGGACAGCAGGAGGCTGGGCCTGACCAGGGGGGAGAAGGTCCTCCTCCGGGTGCTGGCAAAGGCCACAAGAAGCAGCTAATGGTCACCATGGCTGGAAAAAAG GGTAAGAGGGTGGTGAGTGAGAGGCCTGAGAAGAGGCCAGGCCCTGCAGATGTCAAGAGCCCTACTGACGAGGGACAAGCGAGGCGTGTGGAGTCAGCTGGAAGGGGGAAGAAGCAATCTCACACGACCAAGAAAGACACAGCAGCTCAG GATGAGGTTAAACAAGGACAGAAGCACACTGAGGAGCATCACAGGCTTTCAGAGCATTGCCAG GAGCCTGAGAGCCCACAGGCCAGCACAGACCTCAACATCCCCACGTcgagagaggagcaggaggagtaCCTGCGGTGGAAAAAAGAGCGTGAGCAGATCGACAGGGAGAGAGTGGCACGTCACAAGAACGCCAAGGGCCAGTGGAGGCGGGCGTGGGACATGGACAAAACTGATAACAT GTTTTCAGATAAATCCCTCCCGGACAGAGAGTGGGGACCTCACAGCAGAG gCGGACGAAATGCCAGAAGAGGCCAACCCAGGTCAAGTGCTGACTCACGAG GTCATGAGAAGCGAGGAAAAGACAAGGGAGCTAAAAATGTATTAGTGATGAGCAGTAAAGCAAAAGGCAAAGATCGTCTGACTGGGAGGGCCAGGAG GTGGCAGGCAAATGAAGAAGGAGATAACCTTCGG TCTTCTGACACAACATTGGAGGAATTCCTGGAGGAACTCGACGCCCTCACGGATGCAGAGGTAGAAGATCAGAAAGATCAGGACTCAAAAACTAAGCTGTCGCCCAGCCCAGATTCTTTGAATACATCTGAGGAAGTGAGTGGATCCACAGGTTCTGTGTCAACTGCTAGCTTGAGAGAGGACACCCCCACTCAGGGGAAGACAAAAACCCCATCCCCTCGGGGTTCGGAGAAGAAAGTACGCTTCTCAGAGGAACTCATCCAGGGGGCTCATACAAGTCAAATCACAAGCTCTCAGGAGTCTGCCAGCTCAGAATCAAGTCCAAGCTCCTTTAAAGCTTCCTCACCTAGCGAAATCAAAAGCGAGGTGCAGGGGTCCCAGCAGCCTCTTGAAAGTGCCAAGCAGGATTGCGGTAGTCCTCAGGATCAGGGAGATGGTCCTTTTGCTCCCGTTGCCCAGCAGCAGGCTACTGAAACTGAATGTACTAAAAAAGACAGCACCCCCCCCACAGCTCCCAGCTCCCCCCCTACTGAAAAAGCCTGTGCCTCTCTACAGGAGAGCTCTGTCCAGCCTGTAGAAGTTGCCAAGTGCAACAttagcaacacaaacacag AAGAACTAATAGACTCCGGTCTGTCTGTCCTGAGTCTGGAGTCAGGAGAAACACACCCAACACACTCCACCAGCAGTGACAAG gcgAGAGAGCACGGGAagattgtttga
- the LOC122997991 gene encoding coiled-coil domain-containing protein 9B isoform X1, whose amino-acid sequence MERPTSSDMMPKRDHERDLELDKKIEALRRKNEALMKRYKEVEEDKKRAEEDGMALQSRKGKADDLSITISKSPSVSVDNDSRVVVTKPFSGGSPAGKGQQEAGPDQGGEGPPPGAGKGHKKQLMVTMAGKKGKRVVSERPEKRPGPADVKSPTDEGQARRVESAGRGKKQSHTTKKDTAAQDEVKQGQKHTEEHHRLSEHCQEPESPQASTDLNIPTSREEQEEYLRWKKEREQIDRERVARHKNAKGQWRRAWDMDKTDNMFSDKSLPDREWGPHSRGGRNARRGQPRSSADSRGHEKRGKDKGAKNVLVMSSKAKGKDRLTGRARRWQANEEGDNLRSSDTTLEEFLEELDALTDAEVEDQKDQDSKTKLSPSPDSLNTSEEVSGSTGSVSTASLREDTPTQGKTKTPSPRGSEKKVRFSEELIQGAHTSQITSSQESASSESSPSSFKASSPSEIKSEVQGSQQPLESAKQDCGSPQDQGDGPFAPVAQQQATETECTKKDSTPPTAPSSPPTEKACASLQESSVQPVEVAKCNISNTNTEELIDSGLSVLSLESGETHPTHSTSSDKAREHGKIV is encoded by the exons TCCAGTGACATGATGCCCAAAAGGGATCATGAGAGGGACTTGGAGCTGGACAAGAAGATCGAGGCTCTCCGCAGGAAGAATGAAGCACTCATGAAGAGGTACAAG gaggtggaggaggacaaGAAAAGGGCAGAAGAAGATGGAATGGCTCTGCAGAGCCGCAAGGGCAAAGCTGATGACCTTAGTATCACAATCAGCAAGTCACCCAGTGTGAGTGTCGACAAT GATAGTCGAGTGGTGGTGACTAAGCCATTCAGCGGTGGTTCACCAGCTGGGAAAGGACAGCAGGAGGCTGGGCCTGACCAGGGGGGAGAAGGTCCTCCTCCGGGTGCTGGCAAAGGCCACAAGAAGCAGCTAATGGTCACCATGGCTGGAAAAAAG GGTAAGAGGGTGGTGAGTGAGAGGCCTGAGAAGAGGCCAGGCCCTGCAGATGTCAAGAGCCCTACTGACGAGGGACAAGCGAGGCGTGTGGAGTCAGCTGGAAGGGGGAAGAAGCAATCTCACACGACCAAGAAAGACACAGCAGCTCAG GATGAGGTTAAACAAGGACAGAAGCACACTGAGGAGCATCACAGGCTTTCAGAGCATTGCCAG GAGCCTGAGAGCCCACAGGCCAGCACAGACCTCAACATCCCCACGTcgagagaggagcaggaggagtaCCTGCGGTGGAAAAAAGAGCGTGAGCAGATCGACAGGGAGAGAGTGGCACGTCACAAGAACGCCAAGGGCCAGTGGAGGCGGGCGTGGGACATGGACAAAACTGATAACAT GTTTTCAGATAAATCCCTCCCGGACAGAGAGTGGGGACCTCACAGCAGAG gCGGACGAAATGCCAGAAGAGGCCAACCCAGGTCAAGTGCTGACTCACGAG GTCATGAGAAGCGAGGAAAAGACAAGGGAGCTAAAAATGTATTAGTGATGAGCAGTAAAGCAAAAGGCAAAGATCGTCTGACTGGGAGGGCCAGGAG GTGGCAGGCAAATGAAGAAGGAGATAACCTTCGG TCTTCTGACACAACATTGGAGGAATTCCTGGAGGAACTCGACGCCCTCACGGATGCAGAGGTAGAAGATCAGAAAGATCAGGACTCAAAAACTAAGCTGTCGCCCAGCCCAGATTCTTTGAATACATCTGAGGAAGTGAGTGGATCCACAGGTTCTGTGTCAACTGCTAGCTTGAGAGAGGACACCCCCACTCAGGGGAAGACAAAAACCCCATCCCCTCGGGGTTCGGAGAAGAAAGTACGCTTCTCAGAGGAACTCATCCAGGGGGCTCATACAAGTCAAATCACAAGCTCTCAGGAGTCTGCCAGCTCAGAATCAAGTCCAAGCTCCTTTAAAGCTTCCTCACCTAGCGAAATCAAAAGCGAGGTGCAGGGGTCCCAGCAGCCTCTTGAAAGTGCCAAGCAGGATTGCGGTAGTCCTCAGGATCAGGGAGATGGTCCTTTTGCTCCCGTTGCCCAGCAGCAGGCTACTGAAACTGAATGTACTAAAAAAGACAGCACCCCCCCCACAGCTCCCAGCTCCCCCCCTACTGAAAAAGCCTGTGCCTCTCTACAGGAGAGCTCTGTCCAGCCTGTAGAAGTTGCCAAGTGCAACAttagcaacacaaacacag AAGAACTAATAGACTCCGGTCTGTCTGTCCTGAGTCTGGAGTCAGGAGAAACACACCCAACACACTCCACCAGCAGTGACAAG gcgAGAGAGCACGGGAagattgtttga
- the LOC122997991 gene encoding coiled-coil domain-containing protein 9B isoform X3, with product MMPKRDHERDLELDKKIEALRRKNEALMKRYKEVEEDKKRAEEDGMALQSRKGKADDLSITISKSPSVSVDNDSRVVVTKPFSGGSPAGKGQQEAGPDQGGEGPPPGAGKGHKKQLMVTMAGKKGKRVVSERPEKRPGPADVKSPTDEGQARRVESAGRGKKQSHTTKKDTAAQDEVKQGQKHTEEHHRLSEHCQEPESPQASTDLNIPTSREEQEEYLRWKKEREQIDRERVARHKNAKGQWRRAWDMDKTDNMFSDKSLPDREWGPHSRGGRNARRGQPRSSADSRGHEKRGKDKGAKNVLVMSSKAKGKDRLTGRARRWQANEEGDNLRSSDTTLEEFLEELDALTDAEVEDQKDQDSKTKLSPSPDSLNTSEEVSGSTGSVSTASLREDTPTQGKTKTPSPRGSEKKVRFSEELIQGAHTSQITSSQESASSESSPSSFKASSPSEIKSEVQGSQQPLESAKQDCGSPQDQGDGPFAPVAQQQATETECTKKDSTPPTAPSSPPTEKACASLQESSVQPVEVAKCNISNTNTEELIDSGLSVLSLESGETHPTHSTSSDKAREHGKIV from the exons ATGATGCCCAAAAGGGATCATGAGAGGGACTTGGAGCTGGACAAGAAGATCGAGGCTCTCCGCAGGAAGAATGAAGCACTCATGAAGAGGTACAAG gaggtggaggaggacaaGAAAAGGGCAGAAGAAGATGGAATGGCTCTGCAGAGCCGCAAGGGCAAAGCTGATGACCTTAGTATCACAATCAGCAAGTCACCCAGTGTGAGTGTCGACAAT GATAGTCGAGTGGTGGTGACTAAGCCATTCAGCGGTGGTTCACCAGCTGGGAAAGGACAGCAGGAGGCTGGGCCTGACCAGGGGGGAGAAGGTCCTCCTCCGGGTGCTGGCAAAGGCCACAAGAAGCAGCTAATGGTCACCATGGCTGGAAAAAAG GGTAAGAGGGTGGTGAGTGAGAGGCCTGAGAAGAGGCCAGGCCCTGCAGATGTCAAGAGCCCTACTGACGAGGGACAAGCGAGGCGTGTGGAGTCAGCTGGAAGGGGGAAGAAGCAATCTCACACGACCAAGAAAGACACAGCAGCTCAG GATGAGGTTAAACAAGGACAGAAGCACACTGAGGAGCATCACAGGCTTTCAGAGCATTGCCAG GAGCCTGAGAGCCCACAGGCCAGCACAGACCTCAACATCCCCACGTcgagagaggagcaggaggagtaCCTGCGGTGGAAAAAAGAGCGTGAGCAGATCGACAGGGAGAGAGTGGCACGTCACAAGAACGCCAAGGGCCAGTGGAGGCGGGCGTGGGACATGGACAAAACTGATAACAT GTTTTCAGATAAATCCCTCCCGGACAGAGAGTGGGGACCTCACAGCAGAG gCGGACGAAATGCCAGAAGAGGCCAACCCAGGTCAAGTGCTGACTCACGAG GTCATGAGAAGCGAGGAAAAGACAAGGGAGCTAAAAATGTATTAGTGATGAGCAGTAAAGCAAAAGGCAAAGATCGTCTGACTGGGAGGGCCAGGAG GTGGCAGGCAAATGAAGAAGGAGATAACCTTCGG TCTTCTGACACAACATTGGAGGAATTCCTGGAGGAACTCGACGCCCTCACGGATGCAGAGGTAGAAGATCAGAAAGATCAGGACTCAAAAACTAAGCTGTCGCCCAGCCCAGATTCTTTGAATACATCTGAGGAAGTGAGTGGATCCACAGGTTCTGTGTCAACTGCTAGCTTGAGAGAGGACACCCCCACTCAGGGGAAGACAAAAACCCCATCCCCTCGGGGTTCGGAGAAGAAAGTACGCTTCTCAGAGGAACTCATCCAGGGGGCTCATACAAGTCAAATCACAAGCTCTCAGGAGTCTGCCAGCTCAGAATCAAGTCCAAGCTCCTTTAAAGCTTCCTCACCTAGCGAAATCAAAAGCGAGGTGCAGGGGTCCCAGCAGCCTCTTGAAAGTGCCAAGCAGGATTGCGGTAGTCCTCAGGATCAGGGAGATGGTCCTTTTGCTCCCGTTGCCCAGCAGCAGGCTACTGAAACTGAATGTACTAAAAAAGACAGCACCCCCCCCACAGCTCCCAGCTCCCCCCCTACTGAAAAAGCCTGTGCCTCTCTACAGGAGAGCTCTGTCCAGCCTGTAGAAGTTGCCAAGTGCAACAttagcaacacaaacacag AAGAACTAATAGACTCCGGTCTGTCTGTCCTGAGTCTGGAGTCAGGAGAAACACACCCAACACACTCCACCAGCAGTGACAAG gcgAGAGAGCACGGGAagattgtttga
- the plcb2 gene encoding 1-phosphatidylinositol 4,5-bisphosphate phosphodiesterase beta-2, protein MNKKRYFLDPPEIKDYLVKGERFTRWSEDSTKTDHVTMKMDLKGFYLYWINQSKETTFVDVATIRDTRTGKYAKLPKHSKVRNVFNLDFPDSNHLAKTLTIVSGPDTVNLTYHNFFASKEKVTQNWANDILAIAYNAARNNACRQVFLEKIYTRISLQTNKDGKIPVKNIYKMFPADKKRVESALASAHLPKGKYDTMKPDVFTEAAFKAFLSNLCPRPEIYEIFTSYSTKPTMTKENFTKFLNEKQRDSRLNEELFPRLRQDQIKALIDKYEPLSANSNRGLISPEGLLCFLMGPETSVVMQDRLAKCQDMTQPLPHYFIKSSHNTYLTAGQFSGVSSPEMYRQCLLSGCRCLELDCWKGKPPDEEPIITHGFTMTTEILYKDVIEAIAESAFKTSQYPVILSFENHVDSVKQQEKMANYCKTIFGDALLTDPLDKYPLKPGQQIPSPSELMGKILIKNKKGSHEKPSQTKKTSTAASDQTTATAAPTPDPKTMSQDPANPAAPSTQENQEGDAAVEDNEEQEETEEQDEEKMKTSDEGTAGQEVTAYEEMSALVNYIQPHKFISFDNARKKNKSYVISSFVETKGEAMISKTAVEFVEYNKRQMSRIYPKGTRMDSSNYSPQPFWNVGCQMVALNYQTMDFPMQLNMALFEFNGRTGYLLKHDVLRRSDKKFDPFCDRIDTVVASTLTIKIYSGQFLSDKNVKTGVEVEVIGLPGDPKKKYRTKWSTTPNAINPVWNEEPFVFEKILLPEMASLRIVVHEENGKFVGHRIIPLDAIQSGFHHICLRSESNMLLTLPALFVYIEVKDYIPAAFADFTDALFNPTKGTEKTAKTTKESSSDYISPYELPLVVQTPTEKAKKNEAPATEKASFEPATPVEANEQSLQSPSETSAEEAKEESTPETPQPAAEPPQTPDTPPVEDVAPDAGNTTSETPRESPKEVPLEKEEPEATPEDKEEPDTDSSANPEPVSDEKPCTETASTADEVQGEPTAVAEPCPASASPEPAGSDDLSHPPTCSEEPSTVTTEELTQHKNYLKVIKRQEREMKEAEKKYLKKGEDLIQKYSDSFKAMKKKTSEKKKEGGGNTSDSSVKTERVQEQKEKMQVELQALWREQCDQLKKRKEQCATERLAKLLEMATERHTSELKTLESESKENKKKTLSKFSSSQKAKLKKAGSTELLDETSHSDGGSSDYSPQQEALIKKQAATLEEIKALTNQLNQEALREHEQKMRSLPAEVREAVNACVGAHFPKLVDQAGDNKVEGVGFYGDVFLG, encoded by the exons ATGAATAAGAAAAGGTACTTTCTGGATCCTCCAGAGATCAAAGACTATCTGGTCAAAGGAGAAAGATTTACCAGGTGGTCAGAG GACTCAACGAAGACTGATCATGTCACCATGAAGATGGATCTGAAAGGGTTTTATCTCTACTGGATCAACCAAAGCAAG GAAACAACATTCGTGGATGTTGCTACCATCAGAGATACCAGAACAGGGAAATATGCAAAACTTCCCAAA CACTCAAAGGTCCGCAATGTGTTCAACCTGGACTTCCCAGACAGCAACCACCTTGCCAAAACCCTGACCATCGTCTCAGGTCCAGACACAGTGAATCTGACCTATCATAACTTCTTTGCATCCAAGGAGAAAGTGACACAG AACTGGGCAAATGACATCCTTGCAATTGCCTACAACGCTGCAAGAAACAATGCATGCAGACAAGTCTTCCTGGAAAAAAT ATACACCCGGATTTCTCTTCAAACCAACAAGGATGGCAAGATCCCTGTGAAAAA TATTTACAAGATGTTCCCTGCGGATAAGAAGAGGGTAGAGAGTGCCCTGGCGTCAGCACACCTCCCCAAAGGAAAG TATGACACCATGAAGCCTGATGTCTTCACTGAAGCTGCCTTCAAGGCCTTCCTGTCAAATCTCTGCCCTCGACCTGAGATCTATGAGATCTTCACTTCTTA CTCCACCAAACCCACCATGACGAAGGAGAACTTCACCAAGTTCCTCAATGAGAAACAGAGGGACTCCCGCCTCAACGAGGAGCTGTTTCCACGACTGCGGCAGGACCAGATCAAGGCTTTAATAGACAAATATGAACCTCTCTCTGCTAATTCCAACAGAG GCCTGATCTCTCCAGAAGGCCTTTTATGCTTCCTGATGGGGCCGGAGACATCAGTAGTGATGCAGGACAGGCTGGCAAAGTGTCAGGACATGACTCAGCCCTTACCCCACTACTTCATCAAGTCCTCCCACAACACATACCTGACAG CTGGTCAGTTTTCTGGCGTGTCTTCTCCGGAGATGTACCGTCAGTGTCTGCTGTCCGGCTGCCGGTGTCTGGAGCTGGACTGCTGGAAGGGAAAACCTCCAGATGAAGAGCCCATCATCACCCACGGCTTCACCATGACGACTGAGATTCTCTACAAG GATGTGATTGAGGCCATTGCTGAGAGTGCCTTCAAGACCTCACAGTACCCTGTTATCCTCTCATTTGAGAACCACGTTGACTC GGTGAAACAGCAGGAGAAGATGGCAAACTACTGCAAAACCATATTTGGTGATGCCCTGCTGACAGACCCGCTGGACAAATACCCT CTTAAACCAGGCCAGCAAATCCCCAGCCCATCTGAGCTCATGGGCAAGATCCTTATCAAGAATAAAAAGGGCAGCCATGAGAAGCCAAGCCAGACTAAGAAAACCAGCACAGCAGCCAGTGACCAGACCACAGCCACAGCTGCGCCCACCCCGGACCCAAAAACCATGTCCCAGGATCCTGCTAACCCAGCAGCACCCAGCACCCAGGAGAACCAAG AAGGGGACGCAGCTGTGGAGGACAAcgaggagcaggaggaaacgGAGGAACAGGATgaggagaaaatgaagacaTCCGATGAG GGCACAGCTGGACAAGAAGTAACAGCGTATGAGGAAATGTCAGCCCTGGTCAACTACATCCAACCCCACAAATTCATCTCTTTTGACAATGCCAGAA agaaaaacaagagttaCGTCATCTCATCTTTTGTGGAGACTAAAGGGGAGGCAATGATTTCCAAGACTGCTGTTGAATTTGTCGA ATACAACAAGAGGCAGATGAGTAGGATTTACCCCAAAGGAACAAGAATGGACTCATCCAATTACAGTCCCCAGCCGTTTTGGAACGTAGGCTGCCAGATGGTGGCGCTCAACTACCAGACGATGG ATTTCCCCATGCAGCTGAACATGGCTCTGTTTGAATTCAACGGGAGAACGGGCTACCTGCTCAAGCATGATGTTCTGCGTCGCAGTGACAAGAAGTTTGACCCTTTCTGTGACAGGATCGACACCGTTGTGGCAAGCACGCTGACCATAAAG ATCTATTCCGGCCAGTTTCTATCTGACAAGAATGTCAAAACAGGGGTTGAGGTGGAGGTGATTGGGCTGCCGGGGGACCCCAAGAAGAAATATCGCACCAAGTGGTCCACCACACCCAACGCCATTAACCCTGTGTGGAATGAGGAGCCTTTTGTCTTTGAGaag ATTCTGCTCCCAGAAATGGCCTCTTTGAGAATTGTAGTCCATGAAGAAAACGGTAAATTCGTGGGGCACCGGATCATCCCTCTTGATGCTATCCAATCAG GCTTCCATCACATCTGCCTGCGCAGCGAGAGCAACATGCTGCTCACTCTGCCTGCTCTCTTTGTGTACATCGAGGTCAAGGACTACATCCCTGCTGCCTTCGCAG ATTTCACAGATGCCTTATTTAACCCAACAAAGGGCACAGAGAAGACTGCAAAGACCACAAAGGAG TCATCTTCTGACTACATTTCTCCTTATGAGCTGCCTCTCGTGGTACAAACCCCCACTGAGAAGGCCAAGAAAAATGAAGCCCCTGCTACAG AAAAAGCATCATTTGAACCTGCAACACCCGTTGAGGCCAATGAACAATCATTGCAGTCTCCATCTGAAACAAGTGCAGAAGAAGCTAAAGAAGAGAGCACACCAGAGACTCCACAACCTGCAGCAGAGCCTCCTCAAACTCCTGATACCCCTCCTGTTGAAGATGTAGCACCGGATGCAGGAAACACCACATCTGAAACTCCCCGTGAATCTCCTAAAGAAGTTCCCCTTGAGAAGGAAGAGCCTGAGGCAACTCCTGAAGACAAAGAGGAGCCGGACACTGACTCCAGTGCAAATCCTGAGCCTGTTTCAGATGAAAAACCGTGCACAGAAACTGCCAGCACGGCTGACGAGGTTCAAGGAGAGCCTACTGCTGTGGCTGAACCCTGTCCAGCAAGTGCATCTCCCGAGCCTGCAGGATCAGATGACTTATCTCACCCGCCAACATGTAGCGAAG AGCCTTCAACTGTGACTACTGAAGAACTGACACAGCACAAGAACTATCTGAAGGTCATCAAGCgtcaagagagagagatgaaagaagcagaaaagaaatatctgaaaaaagGAGAGGATCTAATTCAGAAATACTCTGACTCCTTCAAGGCCATGAAGAAGAAGAcctcagagaagaaaaaaga GGGAGGGGGAAACACATCTGACTCCAGTGTGAAGACGGAGCGGGTGCAGgaacagaaggaaaaaatgcAGGTTGAGCTGCAAGCTTTGTGGCGGGAGCAGTGTGATCAgctgaaaaagaggaaagagcaGTGTGCCACAGAG AGACTGGCCAAACTGCTGGAGATGGCCACAGAGAGACACACCAGTGAACTGAAGACTCTGGAGAG tgaaagcaaagaaaataagaagaaaacgCTCtcaaaattctcatcctcacagaAAGCAAA GCTGAAAAAGGCAGGAAGTACAGAGCTGTTGGATGAGACTAGTCACTCTGATGGTGGA TCTTCAGATTACAGTCCTCAGCAAGAGGCTCTGATCAAGAAGCAGGCTGCTACACTGGAGGAGATCAAGGCACTGACTAATCAG CTCAATCAGGAGGCCCTGAGGGAGCACGAGCAGAAAATGAGGTCTCTGCCAGCCGAGGTGAGGGAGGCTGTCAATGCCTGTGTGGGGGCTCACTTCCCCAAACTTGTCGACCAGGCTGGGGACAATAAGGTGGAAGGAGTGGGCTTCTATGGAGATGTCTTCTTGGGTTAG
- the LOC122997991 gene encoding coiled-coil domain-containing protein 9B isoform X4: MALQSRKGKADDLSITISKSPSVSVDNDSRVVVTKPFSGGSPAGKGQQEAGPDQGGEGPPPGAGKGHKKQLMVTMAGKKGKRVVSERPEKRPGPADVKSPTDEGQARRVESAGRGKKQSHTTKKDTAAQDEVKQGQKHTEEHHRLSEHCQEPESPQASTDLNIPTSREEQEEYLRWKKEREQIDRERVARHKNAKGQWRRAWDMDKTDNMFSDKSLPDREWGPHSRGGRNARRGQPRSSADSRGHEKRGKDKGAKNVLVMSSKAKGKDRLTGRARRWQANEEGDNLRSSDTTLEEFLEELDALTDAEVEDQKDQDSKTKLSPSPDSLNTSEEVSGSTGSVSTASLREDTPTQGKTKTPSPRGSEKKVRFSEELIQGAHTSQITSSQESASSESSPSSFKASSPSEIKSEVQGSQQPLESAKQDCGSPQDQGDGPFAPVAQQQATETECTKKDSTPPTAPSSPPTEKACASLQESSVQPVEVAKCNISNTNTEELIDSGLSVLSLESGETHPTHSTSSDKAREHGKIV, encoded by the exons ATGGCTCTGCAGAGCCGCAAGGGCAAAGCTGATGACCTTAGTATCACAATCAGCAAGTCACCCAGTGTGAGTGTCGACAAT GATAGTCGAGTGGTGGTGACTAAGCCATTCAGCGGTGGTTCACCAGCTGGGAAAGGACAGCAGGAGGCTGGGCCTGACCAGGGGGGAGAAGGTCCTCCTCCGGGTGCTGGCAAAGGCCACAAGAAGCAGCTAATGGTCACCATGGCTGGAAAAAAG GGTAAGAGGGTGGTGAGTGAGAGGCCTGAGAAGAGGCCAGGCCCTGCAGATGTCAAGAGCCCTACTGACGAGGGACAAGCGAGGCGTGTGGAGTCAGCTGGAAGGGGGAAGAAGCAATCTCACACGACCAAGAAAGACACAGCAGCTCAG GATGAGGTTAAACAAGGACAGAAGCACACTGAGGAGCATCACAGGCTTTCAGAGCATTGCCAG GAGCCTGAGAGCCCACAGGCCAGCACAGACCTCAACATCCCCACGTcgagagaggagcaggaggagtaCCTGCGGTGGAAAAAAGAGCGTGAGCAGATCGACAGGGAGAGAGTGGCACGTCACAAGAACGCCAAGGGCCAGTGGAGGCGGGCGTGGGACATGGACAAAACTGATAACAT GTTTTCAGATAAATCCCTCCCGGACAGAGAGTGGGGACCTCACAGCAGAG gCGGACGAAATGCCAGAAGAGGCCAACCCAGGTCAAGTGCTGACTCACGAG GTCATGAGAAGCGAGGAAAAGACAAGGGAGCTAAAAATGTATTAGTGATGAGCAGTAAAGCAAAAGGCAAAGATCGTCTGACTGGGAGGGCCAGGAG GTGGCAGGCAAATGAAGAAGGAGATAACCTTCGG TCTTCTGACACAACATTGGAGGAATTCCTGGAGGAACTCGACGCCCTCACGGATGCAGAGGTAGAAGATCAGAAAGATCAGGACTCAAAAACTAAGCTGTCGCCCAGCCCAGATTCTTTGAATACATCTGAGGAAGTGAGTGGATCCACAGGTTCTGTGTCAACTGCTAGCTTGAGAGAGGACACCCCCACTCAGGGGAAGACAAAAACCCCATCCCCTCGGGGTTCGGAGAAGAAAGTACGCTTCTCAGAGGAACTCATCCAGGGGGCTCATACAAGTCAAATCACAAGCTCTCAGGAGTCTGCCAGCTCAGAATCAAGTCCAAGCTCCTTTAAAGCTTCCTCACCTAGCGAAATCAAAAGCGAGGTGCAGGGGTCCCAGCAGCCTCTTGAAAGTGCCAAGCAGGATTGCGGTAGTCCTCAGGATCAGGGAGATGGTCCTTTTGCTCCCGTTGCCCAGCAGCAGGCTACTGAAACTGAATGTACTAAAAAAGACAGCACCCCCCCCACAGCTCCCAGCTCCCCCCCTACTGAAAAAGCCTGTGCCTCTCTACAGGAGAGCTCTGTCCAGCCTGTAGAAGTTGCCAAGTGCAACAttagcaacacaaacacag AAGAACTAATAGACTCCGGTCTGTCTGTCCTGAGTCTGGAGTCAGGAGAAACACACCCAACACACTCCACCAGCAGTGACAAG gcgAGAGAGCACGGGAagattgtttga